A stretch of DNA from Carassius carassius chromosome 22, fCarCar2.1, whole genome shotgun sequence:
AGTTGAACTTTTGTCCCTCTAAATGTCTGACTTTTTCAAAACTTTTCAGAGCTATAGGATGAATCTCACGAAAACTATCAGCGCGTCATTTcacaaaaaagtgttgtttttagtTATCATTTAATTAGTATTGTTTTCACGAGAAGGACAACTCTTAAGTGTAATATTTAGTGTACCTTATTTAACTGATCAGTTTAAAtacttaataattaaaataaaaatccttatatcgatttatttatttaggcgtTATTATAACGTGATTTAAAAGTATATTGTTAAACCTGTGTttcttacactgtaaaaaaaaaaaaatagtgtagaAACATTTTTCATTCCGAAATTGGTAagttagtaaatttcacaattacaattaaacatttaagaaCGCATTACGTGTGAAACTGACGAAATATTACTCGAGAAATCTTTTATTCACTTTAATAAATAAGTGCGCCAATCAATAGCTTagtgttttatttgtaaatatattccaATATTATGTTAAATAATGGCTTTTATAACTGTGTTTTTGGTGGATCAGAAGTGCCTCGGGAGATTTGAGACACAAacaggtgtgtatatatatctatatgttTCTATATTTCAATTGTGTGTTCCAGGTGTATCACATGAAGCCGGTCAGTCTGGTGTGTGGAAGTGCTCAGACCATTTCACACGACCCCTGACCTTTACTGCCCGAGCCTGGATGCTGTAAGCATGGATGACCAGATACACAATGACTGTCCTCTGAGTGTTATTTATGATTAAGACATCACACATGAAGGAAACaagacacacattcacacacacacacacacacacacacactgattcacACAGAGAAACCAGCTTCACATGAGCACGGGTCTGTAGGAAAGACAAGAATGCAGTTGAGCAGCGTGCAAAACATTAACACTCGGAAGGGTTTCAACATCAATGTCACTATTATTACCGCTCACACACTGAAGGATGTCATGAAGGATTCCTGTCGCTTTAAGTCTTCAGAAACAATGAGGTCTCGATTCATTGGTGAAGGTGGATGATTAAACAGGTGAAAACATGTTTAGCGAGGTCAGAAGATCACAAAAACCTGATTAATCCAAGACGGTAGGAAACCACCCAGCAATCATTTAGAGAAACTTAGCAACCACATTGCAATCAAGGtcattatagtaaaaaaaactaaatgcattaACATTgcttgaaataaatgtaaacagtatttataattacattacattatacttTTAGATcatatttatgtaataataataacaaaatacttttaaaataatattttaataactaaaaaacTTTTTaggcattaataaaaataacgaCAAAAATGTCACTGcactaataaaaaattatcaaaacttaaaaaaattgtatttaattataaattatatttttaggttttgtaataataataagaacacactttaaataatattttaataactaaaataaaattattattttaggcattaataaaacaaaacaaaaaaaaagacaaaaatgtttctgcactaataaacaattattaaaactttaaaatagtatttattatacttttagatcattttaacaaaatacattttatataatattttaattactaaaataaaaactttttaggcattaataaaaataagttacAAAAATGTCACTGcactaataaaaaatactaaaactttaaagtagtatttaattttaaattatacttttagatcatattttataataataacaaaatagattacacaatattttaataactattcacacacacacacacacacacacacacacacacacacacacacacacacttattcagGAAAGAcccattaaactgatcaaaagtgccagtaaagacatttaaaatgttacaaaatgttgttcttttgaacattctattcatcaaagaatcctgaaaaatcatatgtatcacagtttccacaaaagtattaatcagaaatgtttctcgagcagtaaatcatcatattatcctgatttctgaagatcatgcgacactggagactggaggaatgatgctgaaaatacagcggagcatcacagaaataaattacactttaacagagattcacacagaaaacagctggtttaaataacaataatatttcacaattttactgtattttgatcaaataaatgcagccttgctgagcatacgTTCAGTAGTGTACTCGTCCTCTCTCTCCAGGATGATGATCTGCAGTTCCTCAGTCTGGAGGAACAGGAGTGTATTTTCTTCTTTGAGGAGATCATCTGTTCCcttgaggaggaggatgagaggaTGGATCCGTGCTCGTACACTACAGCTCCACATCCCAGCGCTGTAGATCAGGACATCATTGACCTGGTGCACGCTACACCTGATCGCAGCAAACCGAGAGACACGCTCCCCTTCATGCCAGGTGCCTGAACACAACTACTCACCATAAACCACTGCGTTTAATCGAAATAAAACATCCTAGACATGCATAAAGCTGTGCTATGAAGAGTtagtaaatgaacaaaacaaaatgcataatGCAAAGATGAAAGTTCTGCCAATAAAGCACGTGCATGCTATAATCAGCCCAAAGGTAAACAACTGAATGCAAAACATGCATCTCCACATTTGGCAATTTTGAAATTGCACAAAGGATTTGTTTAGCAAATGCAGTCGGCCATCAGGAAATTGTATGCGTGCACTTTGCATATTGCAATATATGCAATGAGTACGAGTATCTATTTATACGAACATGTCAAATCAGcaatgtgtaaaataaatgaaaacacttgCTTGGTGAATTCACACGCACAGATTTGTGCATATTCTCCGGTAAAGCTATTGATACTTCTTCTTTATTGACGTGATATTGAGTGTTGACATTACATATTTCAACATCGGATGTGCATTAACTCAACTTTCAATGTGTTTCCCTCATCAGATTCCCAAGAGCTGATTATACCCCCAGAGAGGCATTTCGAAGCGAAGGCGAAACGTGACGTGGATGTCTCACAAGAGCACTTCAGACACCTGCCTCTCGCAGGTTCAGTTCCCACTCCAGTAGTAATCGCCAGCAGGATCTCCGAGCACCAGGGAGCCAGCGGCACGTCTGCATCGCAGCTGCTCGAGTGCAGACGCAGTCTAGAGTCGACCAGACACGGCCCTCCGACCCACGCCAAGCCCTCGGGTCTTCCAGACAGAATCAGTGTTGTATTAGGCAGCCGCCACTCGATTGATGGCAGAGAACCGCCCTCCGTGCGCAAACCCCCCACGCGAAGCATTTCGTTTCAAGACCCGACGCCAGAGAAGTCTAGGATGGAGGCGCTTTCGAAGCTCGGACTCGCTCAGAGGCGAACGCAATCCATCATGCATTCGAAAAGCGCTGGCAATACGCTCAACATCACAAATCCAGCTGACCGCTGCCAAACCAAATCCAGCCACGCAGTCACACACAGTGATTTCAACAGCTTTGGCGGTAAGAGCATCACATTTAACCCCGCTCTGTCAGATTTCCATCACAACAACTTCAGCAGCAGATCACGAGTCGTGACTCCGAACCACGAAACCCCAATAAAAGAGGACGCTTCCAGCTCAGACAGGACTTCAGATGAAGGCTTGCCCCGGAGGAAAGCGTCACGCTCTGAAGCGCTCGTGAAGCCGTCCTTCCGCGCTCAGGGAGTCACGGTGCAGTTTTCAGGGCGAGGAGCCTCAGATGAAGCCAGATGTGATGCACTTCACAAGCTAGGACTGCTGTGTTCACACACTCCTCACTGAGACTCCACTACAAACACAACTGATGAGCTCAACCAGTTTATGCATTCCTTCATTTAAACTCATTCGTCTTAGATTACTAGTTGACCTAACTTTCTGCATGCGTGTCATATTGATAGTGAGAAGAGAAAAGCACAAGGGAATTAATGTCATGTCGTCAAACAGCAACATAAATTGCATTAAACATTACGTTAGGTAAGTGCATGAAAAATAACTAATTTATTACGTCTTACGTCTACATTAAAGTAATGTGGATTCCAGTGTGAATGAGCACGAggtgattttattttttgctttcattGAAGCAGTTATTGGACTCAGAATGCATGATTGTGAACATGTGACACcactatataaacacacacacacacacacacacacacacacacacacagtaaacaaaACTACAGTTTATTTCCACCTCTTtgtgtaaatgtaaactttttctTGCATTGGTGAAATGATTGTTCTTGAATAAATTCAATTAAACCCATCGTGTCTCAGTTGCAACAATGTTACAGATAATATTGAATTTGCAACACTCAATAATATTGATTTAGAGATCCACAAATGCTCACCAAGTGTTGAATTTAATCAGTCAATGAAGAGACTAGTACGAAGCACAACCAAGAAAACACAGAAAAGAGGAAAGTACTAAATCAAAAACTGAATCAGACAAAATCGATGCATTAAGAAAttacaaagaatttttttttgcattgaaaaatcatttttaatatctCATGACGGTAATATTTAAAGCACATCAGTCCACCTGAAATTAATCACGTTGTGGATTATTTATGAATTTTAATAATGTGCAAAGACAGGATGAGCTGCAAATCATGTACTGAAACAACCTCGGGATGATGCAAGTTCTATCAGTATCCATATTTTAGAAACGCTTAAAAGTATCCCAAACTTCAGCAGATAAACCTGGGTTAGATCTCACCTGTCACCTGTCTAAGCGTCTGCTTGCTCTCGGCGGCTATAAAACGAGCTGGTGAGTGTTTGAGAGCACCGCTTGAGACCATCGCTGAGGTTCACCAGGAAAAACATCAGAACACGTCTCAACGTTTGTCTGAAGGGTTTTCCTCTGTTAGAGTCTGCACTCGCTCGCTGTCGAACCATCAAACCTCCATCCTGTGTGTGCACGCTGAGGGATCTCAGCccagcgtttgtgtgtgtgtgtgtgtgtgtgtccgtccgTGTCCACCAGCTGATGCGGCTCATCTCTGCTCGTCCTGCTGACGCTGCAGTCAGGTGTGTCTCCGTCTCAGAGCATCTCTCGTGTCTGTCTTTGACTCGTTTGCTCAGTCTCACATCATCATCGTCTCCTGTGGAGCACAGGGTCAAAGGTCAGGGGTCAGTTTGTTCCCAACTCAAGTGAGCTGCTAAGATACACGAGTGTTCTGGTAGGAGTTACAACTATGAGGTTTTGAGGACAGGGCTTCACAATTTGGGGAAAAATGTAATAGCGATTTTATTATTTACgaagtttattatatttttacttaataaaatagaattatattaataaataataatttctaatgaatactttattaataaaattgtaatataataaaaatactaccAATATTGctactaaataaaaacattaaaataagaaatgttactactgtatatttactgtatataatgcAACCTTTGTAATAATTGCAAAGTCCAGCTTTTAAACATGCAGGAGGTCTCGTAAATATAAGTTTAGTTCCTCCTACATTAAACCACAGCCGTGTTGTTGTACCTGTGGTGGGTGAAAtgtgggagtttttttttttcacgactTTCATTAAAGCAGTTATTGAAGGACTCAGAACGCATGATTGAGAACATGTGACACcactatatgaacacacacacacacatgtgtgagtgagtgagtgagtgtgtgagtgagtgtgtgtgtgtgtgtgtgtgtgtgtgagtgtgtgagtgtgtgtgtgtgtgagtgtgtgtgtgagtgagtgtgtgtgtgtgtgtgtgtgtgtgtgtgtgtgtgtgtgagtgtgtgagtgtgtgtgtgagtgtgtgtgagtgtgtgtgtgagtgtgtgtgagtgtgtgtgtgagtgtgtgagtgtgtgtgtgtgtgagtgtgtgagtgagtgtgtgtgtgtgtgtgtgtgagtgtgtgagtgtgtgtgtgtgtgagtgtgtgtgtgtgtgagtgagtgagtgagtgtgtgtgagtgtgtgtgtgtgtgagtgagtgtgtgtgtgtgtgagtgtgtgtgagtgagtgtgtgtgattgtgtgtgtgtgtgtgtgtgtgtgtgagtgtgtgagtgtgagtgtgtgtgtgtgtgtgagtgtgtgtgtgagtgtgtgtgtgtgtgtgagtgagtgagtgagtgtgtgtgagtgtgtgtgtgtgtgtgagtgagtgtgtgtgtgtgtgtgtgagtgtgtgtgtgtgtgtgtgagtgtgtgtgtgagtgagtgagtgagtgagtgagtgtgtgtgagtgtgtgtgtgtgtgtgtgagtgagtgtgtgtgtgtgtgtgtgtgtgagtgagtgtgtgtgattgtgtgtgtgtgtgagtgtgtgtgtgtgtgagtgtgtgtgtgtgtgagtgagtgagtgagtgagtgagtgtgtgtgagtgtgtgtgtgtgtgagtgagtgtgtgtgtgagtgagtgtgtgtgattgtgtgtgtgtgagtgtgtgtgtgtgtgagtgtgtgtgtaagtgNNNNNNNNNNNNNNNNNNNNNNNNNNNNNNNNNNNNNNNNNNNNNNNNNNNNNNNNNNNNNNNNNNNNNNNNNNNNNNNNNNNNNNNNNNNNNNNNNNNNNNNNNNNNNNNNNNNNNNNNNNNNNNNNNNNNNNNNNNNNNNNNNNNNNNNNNNNNNNNNNNNNNNNNNNNNNNNNNNNNNNNNNNNNNNNNNNNNNNNNCAGGAATTCAGAGACTGTTGTTCCAGCAAACGGCTGTTTTCACTGGCGACGGACTGCAGGAGAATCTGAGGTTCAGACAGAGTCCAGCAACAAATGCATCTCAAACTTCACCACATGTTCACACACTGCATCATGGGGACACTTAGAAATGTgtaactgtttgtaaataaaggtGCAGAAACATCACTTACAATCAAAACAAAAGCAAGTTTGATAGCAGCTGCTAAAGCACTAGATGTAGTGCTGAAGATGAAGAAAACCAGTATTGTGTTTATTAGTGGATGATGTTGCTGTTTAAAGCTATTCTTTACACCTGTGAGAAGCCACTAAACATCACCTTTGGCCCTCCAAAGACTTTTTGCTGAAATGCTCTTACTCTCAGTCTCAtcccagatgtagatgagtttgtttcttcatcagatttggagaaatgtagcattgcatcaatgtctcatcaatggatgctctgcagtggatgggtgccgtcagaatgagagtctgataaaaacatcacactaatccacagcactccagtccatctggAGAAGACTTAAActcaaacaaatccagcattaagaacTTTTAACTAAAATGCATAATAGAGTCCATAATCTGCTTAGTCCAGTGTAAAAATGCATCTCCTTATAGACTCGTATCTTGATTAAAAACATTTCacgtttcatcttttgtcttctccagatgttcactgatggactggagtgctgtggattattgtgatgtttttatcagactctcattctgacggcacccatccactgcagagcatccgttgatgagacatt
This window harbors:
- the LOC132098531 gene encoding proline and serine-rich protein 2-like — translated: MFESASGDLRHKQDDDLQFLSLEEQECIFFFEEIICSLEEEDERMDPCSYTTAPHPSAVDQDIIDLVHATPDRSKPRDTLPFMPDSQELIIPPERHFEAKAKRDVDVSQEHFRHLPLAGSVPTPVVIASRISEHQGASGTSASQLLECRRSLESTRHGPPTHAKPSGLPDRISVVLGSRHSIDGREPPSVRKPPTRSISFQDPTPEKSRMEALSKLGLAQRRTQSIMHSKSAGNTLNITNPADRCQTKSSHAVTHSDFNSFGGKSITFNPALSDFHHNNFSSRSRVVTPNHETPIKEDASSSDRTSDEGLPRRKASRSEALVKPSFRAQGVTVQFSGRGASDEARCDALHKLGLLCSHTPH